Proteins encoded in a region of the Canis lupus dingo isolate Sandy chromosome 17, ASM325472v2, whole genome shotgun sequence genome:
- the IL36G gene encoding interleukin-36 gamma isoform X1 — protein sequence MTCIRGVPMSKESYTAANKPHVGEVSDLDQQVWILQGQTIVTVPRSDSVTPVTITVLPCKYPELLEQGRGIPIYLGIENPEMCLICEDSGGQPTLLLKEEEILALYNEMAPVEPFLFYHSKNGRTSTFESVAFPGWFIASSERSHPIFLTSHQGGMYNVNFNLNINA from the exons ATGACATGCATTCGAGGAGTCCCTATGTCTAAAGAATCCTATACAGCAG CGAATAAACCTCACGTTGGGGAGGTCTCCGACTTGGATCAGCAGGTGTGGATCCTTCAGGGTCAGACCATTGTGACAGTTCCACGGAGTGACAGTGTAACTCCAG TCACTATCACTGTTCTCCCATGCAAGTATCCAGAGTTGCTTGAGCAAGGCAGAGGCATTCCCATTTATTTgggaatagagaatccagaaatgtgTCTGATTTGTGAGGACAGTGGAGGGCAGCCCACATTGCTACTAAAG GAGGAGGAGATACTGGCTCTGTACAATGAAATGGCGCCTGTGGAGCCCTTCCTCTTCTACCACTCAAAGAATGGCAGGACCTCCACCTTCGAGTCTGTGGCCTTCCCTGGCTGGTTCATCGCCTCCTCTGAGAGAAGCCACCCCATCTTCCTCACTTCGCATCAGGGGGGAATGTACAATGTTAATTTCAACTTAAATATCAACGCTTGA
- the IL36G gene encoding interleukin-36 gamma isoform X2 produces MSTGRQISRSYWAKLAYGQNSSRIRGAAWGWSFPPSVTITVLPCKYPELLEQGRGIPIYLGIENPEMCLICEDSGGQPTLLLKEEEILALYNEMAPVEPFLFYHSKNGRTSTFESVAFPGWFIASSERSHPIFLTSHQGGMYNVNFNLNINA; encoded by the exons ATGAGTACAGGCAGGCAGATTTCAAGATCATATTGGGCAAAACTTGCTTATGGACAGAACTCTTCGAGGATCAGAGGGGCTGCTTGGGGTTGGAGCTTCCCACCTTCAG TCACTATCACTGTTCTCCCATGCAAGTATCCAGAGTTGCTTGAGCAAGGCAGAGGCATTCCCATTTATTTgggaatagagaatccagaaatgtgTCTGATTTGTGAGGACAGTGGAGGGCAGCCCACATTGCTACTAAAG GAGGAGGAGATACTGGCTCTGTACAATGAAATGGCGCCTGTGGAGCCCTTCCTCTTCTACCACTCAAAGAATGGCAGGACCTCCACCTTCGAGTCTGTGGCCTTCCCTGGCTGGTTCATCGCCTCCTCTGAGAGAAGCCACCCCATCTTCCTCACTTCGCATCAGGGGGGAATGTACAATGTTAATTTCAACTTAAATATCAACGCTTGA